From Temnothorax longispinosus isolate EJ_2023e chromosome 3, Tlon_JGU_v1, whole genome shotgun sequence, one genomic window encodes:
- the LOC139810590 gene encoding uncharacterized protein isoform X2, protein MSGIEDSQNEEQDDTQNETPETAEVSNEEAASTIEESDSSELSEKSSTKDSEEEREEVEEKEREEVTEKEREEIKETEAKETPNREETQEEEEKETPASELATVTRSASSDDGVPVSGVAARQAEPGVGVPLATTVDDSTGDGQQRRVSGGPSAAVGEWNSLPVLVERLREALELSLAAGCRRGGDEPTATSLVVPGNGVGDRSCARRSMEQALLGSDHDCDHDCNHDVPVSRKDELKFLEDLLLLDIQTALSRLRETLERTDVATLAKHGGVSDPTSKLHLLRLVSSLLSRLQVPAEERESGSNEGGKTTDVAAQGGGAPPGRRRRPVRHTIGVSAEEIARARRQLEQSSTDLARLNDQVFLAERSEPLLAASRNVTSGERPHVEEIHDKYTKDVINQRQSLRDRNKDTGAYRPLIPPQIGYADRPAITPRTADETSTRQTRRDGVNGYQEKVSDDEETAIKRASEEQSQVTKLAAALRQRAELISAGKCNNNGSNKFAAKKSKIKRANTIDIPSYLKLQADSLGYDNPGCVVLRRPINVGDKIAANASNLGVPSFQPRTENDKKFLALISRNNESQAYNAAPAFVKPFGHTKAADMSQTNENWNSRFSNIKTAFDKSSSANDTDKLSPRLQNVAKRFIPDMPQTSPQVPASKKTPTGGGAAHNGFPFANANVPQPDAGFRHAPSSLFRKIEKPQTPKSPPGYHWQRDNAPPSGNSLREKARMFDRDSNQSQPSSFNVNENTQKSLFPRPPWIEHDRNEGKSNKMVTENGRLDYRLFCKQFAPFIGKNAAPEVKSIEDPRRHNEHSNAHRKNLAPLNEKLGVVDGKISFRMFPEKGPQVQYRPSEPHRAVEKPVRDKFDHNFVRSEKDVFKPLVTVRNDKDSSGTTFAGNAPIDVMLKGSSSVAVQTGVNDDSHPEEARVFQVVPRVAKGLPSACNNVSVQTHNEPEVEVKEHWITPQYNDVVPTSDLIYHPAADPSYFVLDHNRNYAVTTDITSRNEVLPLASKNTCDLVKEDTVCVPYSTEKAPFQAISGHQLPEQRDPILRTSPRCENYFSPKSIDNRPQMYPTYIPCVKSDKDPFEDRMPSVSHDIGKENPLCTSDDALPEEQHIQNQDISADTGVVTRYTCAIATVASADVPTAQLDEARLESGTSPASSLSPSQLWPHPKPTSSETITTENEIRRHNMLQQSLVRQLQNERAILTDHHTSVVNQSGNFNQPNSFHQSNSFNQPLRFQASEAPKRPELPKKPEPPKRPEPPKRSEPPRRLESPRRSEPSRKLESPRRLEPPRRLEPPAVVTGLLSIAPSSGFSAKNRITALREQYEQPGQSKPIQKERSPIPNGASGAMDSSDEYLVSCTNRPSRSIVLSKSESWHQLAISKGHHAPSRPVQDKLPPQAHAGAGSYLPKPPKPKSPSSFKMKKQYEASSSSDSVKKMEDKIRRYFDNPANDGTADTRDSKGRRFSSRDSTKKGLVSLSRSRTMPGICDESLRLTIPTVPQIPVASLNSAEVDKVFDDIFEEATRTDDLHF, encoded by the coding sequence AGCTGGCGACCGTCACGAGGAGCGCGTCGTCGGACGACGGCGTGCCGGTGTCGGGGGTAGCCGCGAGGCAGGCGGAACCGGGCGTAGGGGTGCCACTGGCAACCACCGTCGACGACAGCACCGGAGACGGACAGCAGCGTCGCGTCAGCGGCGGTCCCAGTGCGGCAGTCGGTGAGTGGAATTCATTGCCGGTACTGGTAGAACGTCTGCGCGAGGCGCTCGAACTGTCCCTGGCAGCGGGTTGCCGGCGAGGCGGCGACGAGCCGACGGCGACGTCGCTCGTCGTGCCCGGCAACGGGGTCGGCGACCGATCCTGCGCGCGCCGTTCTATGGAACAGGCGTTACTCGGCAGCGACCACGATTGCGACCACGATTGCAACCACGACGTGCCCGTGTCGAGGAAGGACGAGCTCAAGTTCCTGGAGGATCTGCTGCTGTTGGACATCCAGACCGCGCTCTCCCGTTTGCGCGAGACGCTCGAGCGTACGGACGTCGCGACGCTCGCGAAGCACGGCGGCGTGTCGGATCCCACGAGTAAGCTACATCTCCTGCGACTGGTCTCGAGCTTGCTGTCGCGGCTGCAGGTGCCGgcggaagagagagaatcggGTAGCAACGAAGGCGGCAAGACGACCGACGTCGCGGCGCAGGGCGGCGGTGCGCCGCCCGGACGAAGACGGCGACCCGTCCGACACACCATCGGCGTCTCCGCCGAggagatcgcgcgcgcgagaaggCAGCTGGAGCAGAGCAGCACGGACCTGGCGAGATTGAACGATCAGGTGTTTCTGGCTGAACGATCTGAACCGCTGCTGGCCGCGTCGCGTAACGTGACGAGCGGCGAGAGGCCGCATGTGGAGGAAATCCACGACAAATACACGAAGGACGTGATTAATCAGCGTCAGTCGTTGCGCGACAGGAATAAGGACACCGGTGCGTATCGGCCGCTGATCCCGCCGCAGATTGGTTACGCGGATCGGCCGGCGATCACACCCAGAACGGCGGATGAGACGAGTACGCGTCAGACCCGACGGGACGGTGTTAACGGTTACCAGGAGAAGGTGAGCGACGACGAGGAAACCGCGATCAAGAGGGCAAGCGAGGAGCAGAGTCAGGTGACGAAACTCGCGGCGGCGCTTCGACAACGCGCGGAGCTGATCAGCGCCGGCAAGTGCAACAACAACGGCAGCAACAAGTTCGCGGCGAAGAAGTCGAAGATCAAGCGCGCCAATACCATCGACATACCGAGCTACTTGAAGTTACAGGCCGATAGTCTCGGCTACGACAATCCCGGCTGCGTGGTCCTGCGACGGCCCATCAACGTGGGTGATAAAATCGCCGCGAACGCGTCTAATCTCGGCGTTCCGTCGTTCCAGCCTAGAACGGAGAATGACAAGAAGTTCCTGGCGTTGATCAGCCGGAACAACGAATCGCAAGCGTACAACGCCGCGCCCGCCTTTGTCAAACCCTTCGGCCACACCAAGGCGGCGGATATGTCGCAGACGAACGAAAATTGGAACAGTCGGTTCTCGAACATCAAGACCGCTTTCGACAAGTCCTCGTCCGCGAACGATACCGACAAGTTGTCACCGAGATTGCAAAATGTCGCGAAACGCTTCATCCCGGATATGCCCCAAACGTCTCCTCAAGTTCCGGCGAGTAAGAAGACGCCGACTGGGGGCGGCGCGGCACACAACGGCTTCCCGTTCGCAAATGCAAACGTGCCGCAGCCGGACGCGGGCTTCAGACACGCGCCTTCGTCGCTGTTTCGAAAGATCGAGAAGCCACAAACGCCGAAGTCCCCGCCCGGTTATCATTGGCAGAGGGACAACGCGCCACCATCTGGAAATTCCTTACGTGAAAAAGCCAGGATGTTTGACCGAGATAGCAACCAATCCCAACCGTCGTCGTTCAACGTAAACGAGAATACCCAGAAATCTCTCTTCCCTCGACCGCCGTGGATCGAGCACGATAGAAACGAAGGCAAATCGAACAAGATGGTCACCGAGAACGGACGGCTCGATTATCGGCTGTTCTGCAAGCAGTTCGCGCCCTTCATCGGCAAGAACGCTGCTCCGGAAGTCAAGAGTATCGAAGATCCTCGCAGGCACAACGAACACTCGAACGCGCATCGCAAGAACTTGGCACCGTTAAACGAGAAGCTCGGCGTGGTAGACGGGAAGATTTCCTTCAGGATGTTCCCCGAGAAAGGACCGCAGGTTCAGTATCGTCCGAGCGAGCCGCATCGCGCGGTTGAGAAACCAGTTCGGGACAAATTTGATCACAATTTTGTCCGCAGCGAGAAGGATGTGTTTAAACCGTTAGTCACGGTGCGCAATGATAAGGACTCGTCTGGAACTACATTCGCGGGGAACGCACCGATCGATGTGATGCTGAAAGGTAGCTCGTCCGTGGCCGTACAGACGGGTGTCAACGACGACAGTCATCCTGAAGAGGCACGCGTGTTTCAAGTGGTTCCTAGGGTCGCAAAGGGGCTGCCGTCCGCGTGCAATAACGTGTCCGTTCAAACCCATAACGAGCCGGAAGTGGAAGTCAAAGAACACTGGATAACTCCTCAATACAATGACGTCGTTCCGACATCAGACTTGATTTATCATCCTGCCGCGGATCCGAGCTATTTCGTTCTGGACCACAATCGGAATTATGCCGTAACGACTGATATCACTTCGAGAAACGAAGTTCTGCCCCTAGCGAGCAAGAACACGTGCGATCTTGTCAAGGAAGACACCGTTTGCGTGCCGTATTCGACGGAGAAGGCTCCTTTTCAAGCGATATCCGGTCATCAGTTGCCGGAACAGCGCGACCCGATCCTCCGAACGAGTCCGCgatgtgaaaattatttctcgccTAAATCGATTGATAATCGACCTCAAATGTATCCGACTTACATCCCGTGCGTTAAATCCGACAAGGATCCGTTCGAGGATCGGATGCCGAGCGTGTCGCATGATATTGGCAAAGAAAATCCTTTATGTACAAGCGACGACGCTTTGCCAGAGGAACAGCATATCCAAAATCAGGATATCAGCGCGGACACCGGCGTCGTCACGCGGTACACTTGTGCGATCGCGACTGTCGCGTCTGCGGACGTTCCGACGGCACAACTCGATGAAGCCAGACTGGAATCTGGAACGTCACCAGCCTCGTCCTTGTCACCCTCGCAGCTCTGGCCGCATCCCAAACCGACCAGTAGCGAGACCATTACGACCGAGAACGAAATACGTCGACACAACATGCTACAGCAGAGCCTGGTTCGTCAGTTGCAGAACGAGCGAGCGATACTAACTGATCATCATACGTCTGTCGTGAACCAGTCTGGCAATTTTAATCAACCTAACAGTTTTCATCAATCTAACAGTTTTAATCAACCTCTGAGGTTCCAGGCGTCCGAGGCGCCGAAAAGACCGGAACTGCCGAAAAAACCGGAACCGCCGAAAAGACCGGAACCGCCGAAAAGATCGGAACCGCCAAGAAGATTGGAATCGCCGAGAAGATCGGAACCGTCGAGGAAGTTGGAATCGCCGAGGAGGTTGGAGCCGCCGAGAAGATTAGAGCCACCAGCGGTCGTCACTGGTTTGCTGTCGATAGCACCATCCTCTGGATTCAGCGCGAAGAACCGAATCACCGCTCTGAGAGAACAGTACGAACAACCGGGCCAATCGAAACCCATCCAGAAGGAACGCTCGCCGATCCCAAACGGCGCGAGCGGCGCGATGGACTCCAGTGACGAGTATCTCGTGTCCTGCACCAACAGGCCGTCCAGATCCATCGTCCTGTCAAAGTCCGAGTCGTGGCATCAGCTGGCAATCTCGAAAGGCCATCACGCTCCGTCGCGCCCGGTACAGGATAAGTTACCGCCGCAAGCCCACGCTGGCGCCGGATCCTATCTTCCGAAACCGCCCAAGCCGAAGTCGCCGTCGTCCTTCAAGATGAAGAAGCAGTACGAGGCGTCTTCGTCCTCGGATAGCGTGAAGAAGATGGAGGACAAGATACGCAGATACTTCGATAATCCAGCGAACGACGGCACCGCGGATACGAGAGACTCGAAAGGTAGACGTTTCTCGTCGCGCGACTCAACGAAAAAGGGCCTTGTCAGTCTGTCTAGGAGTCGCACCATGCCGGGGATATGTGACGAAAGCCTGCGTCTGACCATCCCGACGGTACCACAGATTCCCGTGGCGAGCCTCAACAGTGCCGAAGTAGACAAGGTGTTTGATGACATCTTCGAGGAGGCTACCAGGACCGACGATCTTCATTTCTGA
- the LOC139810590 gene encoding uncharacterized protein isoform X1: MSGIEDSQNEEQDDTQNETPETAEVSNEEAASTIEESDSSELSEKSSTKDSEEEREEVEEKEREEVTEKEREEIKETEAKETPNREETQEEEEKETPASAELATVTRSASSDDGVPVSGVAARQAEPGVGVPLATTVDDSTGDGQQRRVSGGPSAAVGEWNSLPVLVERLREALELSLAAGCRRGGDEPTATSLVVPGNGVGDRSCARRSMEQALLGSDHDCDHDCNHDVPVSRKDELKFLEDLLLLDIQTALSRLRETLERTDVATLAKHGGVSDPTSKLHLLRLVSSLLSRLQVPAEERESGSNEGGKTTDVAAQGGGAPPGRRRRPVRHTIGVSAEEIARARRQLEQSSTDLARLNDQVFLAERSEPLLAASRNVTSGERPHVEEIHDKYTKDVINQRQSLRDRNKDTGAYRPLIPPQIGYADRPAITPRTADETSTRQTRRDGVNGYQEKVSDDEETAIKRASEEQSQVTKLAAALRQRAELISAGKCNNNGSNKFAAKKSKIKRANTIDIPSYLKLQADSLGYDNPGCVVLRRPINVGDKIAANASNLGVPSFQPRTENDKKFLALISRNNESQAYNAAPAFVKPFGHTKAADMSQTNENWNSRFSNIKTAFDKSSSANDTDKLSPRLQNVAKRFIPDMPQTSPQVPASKKTPTGGGAAHNGFPFANANVPQPDAGFRHAPSSLFRKIEKPQTPKSPPGYHWQRDNAPPSGNSLREKARMFDRDSNQSQPSSFNVNENTQKSLFPRPPWIEHDRNEGKSNKMVTENGRLDYRLFCKQFAPFIGKNAAPEVKSIEDPRRHNEHSNAHRKNLAPLNEKLGVVDGKISFRMFPEKGPQVQYRPSEPHRAVEKPVRDKFDHNFVRSEKDVFKPLVTVRNDKDSSGTTFAGNAPIDVMLKGSSSVAVQTGVNDDSHPEEARVFQVVPRVAKGLPSACNNVSVQTHNEPEVEVKEHWITPQYNDVVPTSDLIYHPAADPSYFVLDHNRNYAVTTDITSRNEVLPLASKNTCDLVKEDTVCVPYSTEKAPFQAISGHQLPEQRDPILRTSPRCENYFSPKSIDNRPQMYPTYIPCVKSDKDPFEDRMPSVSHDIGKENPLCTSDDALPEEQHIQNQDISADTGVVTRYTCAIATVASADVPTAQLDEARLESGTSPASSLSPSQLWPHPKPTSSETITTENEIRRHNMLQQSLVRQLQNERAILTDHHTSVVNQSGNFNQPNSFHQSNSFNQPLRFQASEAPKRPELPKKPEPPKRPEPPKRSEPPRRLESPRRSEPSRKLESPRRLEPPRRLEPPAVVTGLLSIAPSSGFSAKNRITALREQYEQPGQSKPIQKERSPIPNGASGAMDSSDEYLVSCTNRPSRSIVLSKSESWHQLAISKGHHAPSRPVQDKLPPQAHAGAGSYLPKPPKPKSPSSFKMKKQYEASSSSDSVKKMEDKIRRYFDNPANDGTADTRDSKGRRFSSRDSTKKGLVSLSRSRTMPGICDESLRLTIPTVPQIPVASLNSAEVDKVFDDIFEEATRTDDLHF; the protein is encoded by the coding sequence CAGAGCTGGCGACCGTCACGAGGAGCGCGTCGTCGGACGACGGCGTGCCGGTGTCGGGGGTAGCCGCGAGGCAGGCGGAACCGGGCGTAGGGGTGCCACTGGCAACCACCGTCGACGACAGCACCGGAGACGGACAGCAGCGTCGCGTCAGCGGCGGTCCCAGTGCGGCAGTCGGTGAGTGGAATTCATTGCCGGTACTGGTAGAACGTCTGCGCGAGGCGCTCGAACTGTCCCTGGCAGCGGGTTGCCGGCGAGGCGGCGACGAGCCGACGGCGACGTCGCTCGTCGTGCCCGGCAACGGGGTCGGCGACCGATCCTGCGCGCGCCGTTCTATGGAACAGGCGTTACTCGGCAGCGACCACGATTGCGACCACGATTGCAACCACGACGTGCCCGTGTCGAGGAAGGACGAGCTCAAGTTCCTGGAGGATCTGCTGCTGTTGGACATCCAGACCGCGCTCTCCCGTTTGCGCGAGACGCTCGAGCGTACGGACGTCGCGACGCTCGCGAAGCACGGCGGCGTGTCGGATCCCACGAGTAAGCTACATCTCCTGCGACTGGTCTCGAGCTTGCTGTCGCGGCTGCAGGTGCCGgcggaagagagagaatcggGTAGCAACGAAGGCGGCAAGACGACCGACGTCGCGGCGCAGGGCGGCGGTGCGCCGCCCGGACGAAGACGGCGACCCGTCCGACACACCATCGGCGTCTCCGCCGAggagatcgcgcgcgcgagaaggCAGCTGGAGCAGAGCAGCACGGACCTGGCGAGATTGAACGATCAGGTGTTTCTGGCTGAACGATCTGAACCGCTGCTGGCCGCGTCGCGTAACGTGACGAGCGGCGAGAGGCCGCATGTGGAGGAAATCCACGACAAATACACGAAGGACGTGATTAATCAGCGTCAGTCGTTGCGCGACAGGAATAAGGACACCGGTGCGTATCGGCCGCTGATCCCGCCGCAGATTGGTTACGCGGATCGGCCGGCGATCACACCCAGAACGGCGGATGAGACGAGTACGCGTCAGACCCGACGGGACGGTGTTAACGGTTACCAGGAGAAGGTGAGCGACGACGAGGAAACCGCGATCAAGAGGGCAAGCGAGGAGCAGAGTCAGGTGACGAAACTCGCGGCGGCGCTTCGACAACGCGCGGAGCTGATCAGCGCCGGCAAGTGCAACAACAACGGCAGCAACAAGTTCGCGGCGAAGAAGTCGAAGATCAAGCGCGCCAATACCATCGACATACCGAGCTACTTGAAGTTACAGGCCGATAGTCTCGGCTACGACAATCCCGGCTGCGTGGTCCTGCGACGGCCCATCAACGTGGGTGATAAAATCGCCGCGAACGCGTCTAATCTCGGCGTTCCGTCGTTCCAGCCTAGAACGGAGAATGACAAGAAGTTCCTGGCGTTGATCAGCCGGAACAACGAATCGCAAGCGTACAACGCCGCGCCCGCCTTTGTCAAACCCTTCGGCCACACCAAGGCGGCGGATATGTCGCAGACGAACGAAAATTGGAACAGTCGGTTCTCGAACATCAAGACCGCTTTCGACAAGTCCTCGTCCGCGAACGATACCGACAAGTTGTCACCGAGATTGCAAAATGTCGCGAAACGCTTCATCCCGGATATGCCCCAAACGTCTCCTCAAGTTCCGGCGAGTAAGAAGACGCCGACTGGGGGCGGCGCGGCACACAACGGCTTCCCGTTCGCAAATGCAAACGTGCCGCAGCCGGACGCGGGCTTCAGACACGCGCCTTCGTCGCTGTTTCGAAAGATCGAGAAGCCACAAACGCCGAAGTCCCCGCCCGGTTATCATTGGCAGAGGGACAACGCGCCACCATCTGGAAATTCCTTACGTGAAAAAGCCAGGATGTTTGACCGAGATAGCAACCAATCCCAACCGTCGTCGTTCAACGTAAACGAGAATACCCAGAAATCTCTCTTCCCTCGACCGCCGTGGATCGAGCACGATAGAAACGAAGGCAAATCGAACAAGATGGTCACCGAGAACGGACGGCTCGATTATCGGCTGTTCTGCAAGCAGTTCGCGCCCTTCATCGGCAAGAACGCTGCTCCGGAAGTCAAGAGTATCGAAGATCCTCGCAGGCACAACGAACACTCGAACGCGCATCGCAAGAACTTGGCACCGTTAAACGAGAAGCTCGGCGTGGTAGACGGGAAGATTTCCTTCAGGATGTTCCCCGAGAAAGGACCGCAGGTTCAGTATCGTCCGAGCGAGCCGCATCGCGCGGTTGAGAAACCAGTTCGGGACAAATTTGATCACAATTTTGTCCGCAGCGAGAAGGATGTGTTTAAACCGTTAGTCACGGTGCGCAATGATAAGGACTCGTCTGGAACTACATTCGCGGGGAACGCACCGATCGATGTGATGCTGAAAGGTAGCTCGTCCGTGGCCGTACAGACGGGTGTCAACGACGACAGTCATCCTGAAGAGGCACGCGTGTTTCAAGTGGTTCCTAGGGTCGCAAAGGGGCTGCCGTCCGCGTGCAATAACGTGTCCGTTCAAACCCATAACGAGCCGGAAGTGGAAGTCAAAGAACACTGGATAACTCCTCAATACAATGACGTCGTTCCGACATCAGACTTGATTTATCATCCTGCCGCGGATCCGAGCTATTTCGTTCTGGACCACAATCGGAATTATGCCGTAACGACTGATATCACTTCGAGAAACGAAGTTCTGCCCCTAGCGAGCAAGAACACGTGCGATCTTGTCAAGGAAGACACCGTTTGCGTGCCGTATTCGACGGAGAAGGCTCCTTTTCAAGCGATATCCGGTCATCAGTTGCCGGAACAGCGCGACCCGATCCTCCGAACGAGTCCGCgatgtgaaaattatttctcgccTAAATCGATTGATAATCGACCTCAAATGTATCCGACTTACATCCCGTGCGTTAAATCCGACAAGGATCCGTTCGAGGATCGGATGCCGAGCGTGTCGCATGATATTGGCAAAGAAAATCCTTTATGTACAAGCGACGACGCTTTGCCAGAGGAACAGCATATCCAAAATCAGGATATCAGCGCGGACACCGGCGTCGTCACGCGGTACACTTGTGCGATCGCGACTGTCGCGTCTGCGGACGTTCCGACGGCACAACTCGATGAAGCCAGACTGGAATCTGGAACGTCACCAGCCTCGTCCTTGTCACCCTCGCAGCTCTGGCCGCATCCCAAACCGACCAGTAGCGAGACCATTACGACCGAGAACGAAATACGTCGACACAACATGCTACAGCAGAGCCTGGTTCGTCAGTTGCAGAACGAGCGAGCGATACTAACTGATCATCATACGTCTGTCGTGAACCAGTCTGGCAATTTTAATCAACCTAACAGTTTTCATCAATCTAACAGTTTTAATCAACCTCTGAGGTTCCAGGCGTCCGAGGCGCCGAAAAGACCGGAACTGCCGAAAAAACCGGAACCGCCGAAAAGACCGGAACCGCCGAAAAGATCGGAACCGCCAAGAAGATTGGAATCGCCGAGAAGATCGGAACCGTCGAGGAAGTTGGAATCGCCGAGGAGGTTGGAGCCGCCGAGAAGATTAGAGCCACCAGCGGTCGTCACTGGTTTGCTGTCGATAGCACCATCCTCTGGATTCAGCGCGAAGAACCGAATCACCGCTCTGAGAGAACAGTACGAACAACCGGGCCAATCGAAACCCATCCAGAAGGAACGCTCGCCGATCCCAAACGGCGCGAGCGGCGCGATGGACTCCAGTGACGAGTATCTCGTGTCCTGCACCAACAGGCCGTCCAGATCCATCGTCCTGTCAAAGTCCGAGTCGTGGCATCAGCTGGCAATCTCGAAAGGCCATCACGCTCCGTCGCGCCCGGTACAGGATAAGTTACCGCCGCAAGCCCACGCTGGCGCCGGATCCTATCTTCCGAAACCGCCCAAGCCGAAGTCGCCGTCGTCCTTCAAGATGAAGAAGCAGTACGAGGCGTCTTCGTCCTCGGATAGCGTGAAGAAGATGGAGGACAAGATACGCAGATACTTCGATAATCCAGCGAACGACGGCACCGCGGATACGAGAGACTCGAAAGGTAGACGTTTCTCGTCGCGCGACTCAACGAAAAAGGGCCTTGTCAGTCTGTCTAGGAGTCGCACCATGCCGGGGATATGTGACGAAAGCCTGCGTCTGACCATCCCGACGGTACCACAGATTCCCGTGGCGAGCCTCAACAGTGCCGAAGTAGACAAGGTGTTTGATGACATCTTCGAGGAGGCTACCAGGACCGACGATCTTCATTTCTGA